In the genome of Sphingobium sp. CR2-8, the window GCAGTGGCGTGTCTTCCGGCCTGAGTTTAACGTCCAGGCATCCCGCTAACGCAAATGGCCGCCGATCCGCTTACGGACCGGCGGCCAAGGCATTTCCTGTCTCCCGTCAGGCGGCGTCGACCAGAACGATCTCGCTATCTTCGATCGCCGTCACCCGAATGACGGCGACATCGCTGATCGCGACACCGTCACGGGCGTTGACCTGGACATCGTCGATCCGGATCGCGCCGGTGGCGGGCACTAGATAGGCCTTGCGATCGCTGCCGATCGGATAGTCGGCGCTCTCACCCGCCTTCAACGTCGCGGCGACCACCCGCGCATCGGTGCGGATTGGCAGCGCGTCATTGTCATTCTCATATCCCGACGCCAGCGTGATGAACTGGCCCGACCGTTCGCCCTTGGGGAAGGGGCGGGCGCCCCAGCTGGGCGCTTCGCCCTGACGGGTCGGCACGATCCAGATCTGGAAGATTCGGGTGGTCACGTCCTCATGATTATATTCCGAATGGCGGATGCCCGTGCCTGCGCTCATCACCTGGACGTCGCCCGCTTCCGTGCGGCCTTTATTGCCCAGACTGTCCTCATGCGTGATCGCGCCTTCGCGGACATAGGTGATGATTTCCATGTCGCGATGGGGATGCGGCGGAAAGCCGGTGTGCGGCGCGATCGTGTCGTCGTTCCACACGCGCAGATTGCCCCAGTGCATGCGGGCGGGATCATGATAGCCGGCGAAGGAAAAATGATGCTTGGCGTCCAGCCAGCCATGATTGTCACCGCCAAGGGCGTCGAAGGGGCGCAGTTCGATCATCTTAAGTCTCCTAGCGGGCGGAGGTCGCCGGGATGGCGTCGCCCTGTTGAAGACCTGTCTAGCGTCGCTGCACCATCCTGTTCATCCGGATAAATTCAATCAAAATGTTCCATAAAATCGAACAGTTCGCAGAGCCGTGAAAGCGCTGCGAACTGTCCAACTCGCTGTCTCTTTTACGCCGCCTTCAGGTCGAACCGGTCGGCATGCATGACCTTCGCCCAGGCCGCCACGAAGTCGCGGACGAACTTGTCCCCGGCATCGGCGGAGGCATAGACTTCCGACAAGGCCCGCAGCTGCGAATTGGAGCCGAAAGCCAGGTCAGTGCGGGTCGCCGTCCATTTCTGCTGGTTGCTGGCCCGATCGGTCCCGACGAACGTCTCGTCGCTTTGGTCGTCCACCTGTTTCCAGGCGGTGCCCATGTCGAGCAGGTTGACGAAATAGTCGTTGGTCAACTGCCCCACGCGATCCGTCAACACGCCATGTTTCGATCCGCCATGGTTCGCGCCCAGCACGCGCAGCCCGCCGACCAGCACCGTCATTTCCGGCGCGGACAGGCCCAGCAGCTGCGCCCGGTCGACCAGCAACTCCTCGGTCGGCACATTGTAGCGCGTCTGGAGATAGTTGCGGAAGCCATCGGCCTTCGGCTCCAGCACGTCGAAGCTGTCGGCGTCGGTCTGCGCCTGCGACGCGTCCGTGCGACCCGGCGTGAAGGGCACGGTCACGTCATGACCCGCCGCCCTGGCCGCCTGTTCGATGCCGACATTGCCGCCCAGCACGATCAGGTCGGCGATCGACGCGCCGCTCTCACCAGCGATGCCTTCATAGATGGACAGCACCCGCGCCAGCTGCGCCGGTTCGTTGACATCCCAGTCCTTTTGCGGAGCCAGCCGCAGCCGCGCACCGTTCGCGCCGCCACGATGGTCCGACCCGCGATAGGTGACGGCCGACGCCCAGGCGGTCTTGACCAGATCGGCCACCGACAGGCCCGACGCCGCGATCTTGCCCTTGAACGCCGCGACATCCGCATCGCTCAGGCTCGGGCCGGTGGCGGCGGGGAGGGGGTCCTGCCAGATCAGGTCTTCGGCCGGGACTTCGGGACCGAGGTAACGGACCTTCGGACCCATGTCGCGATGGCACAGCTTGAACCAGGCGCGCGCGAAGGCATCGGCGAAATAGGCCGGATCGGCCCGGAACCGCTCCATCACTGCGCGATAGGCCGGGTCGACCTTCATTGCCATGTCGGCGGTTGTCATCATCGTGGGCACCTTGACGCCGGGCGTATGTGCCTTGGGCGCCAGCGTCTCTTCCGGATTGCCGACCGGCTGCCATTGTTTCGCACCCGCCGGGCTGCGCACCAGTTCATACTCATGGTCCAGCAGCATGTCGAAATAGGTCATGTCCCATGTGATAGGCGTCGGCGTCCACGCGCCTTCGATCCCGCTGGTGATGGTATGGTCGCCCATGCCGCTTTCATGGCCGCTCTGCCAGCCCAGCCCCTGCTGCGCGATGTCCGCGCCTTCGGGTTCCGCGCCGACCAGCGACGCATCACCTGCGCCATGCGCCTTGCCAAACGTATGGCCGCCCGCCGTCAGTGCGACCGTCTCTTCATCGTTCATGCCCATCCGCGCGAAGGTCTCGCGAATGTCGCGCGCCGACTGGAGCGCATCGGGATTGCCGCCGGGGCCTTCTGGGTTCACGTAGATCAGACCCATCTGGATCGCGGCTAGCGGGCTTTCCAACGCCATGTCCTTGTCCGGCTGGATGCGGGTTTCATTGGCCTCGTCGCCGACCCAATTTTCCTCAGTGCCCCAGTAGATGTCCTTCTCCGGCTCGAAAACGTCTTCGCGTCCGCCGCCAAAGCCGAAGACCGGACCACCCATCAATTCGATCGCGACATTGCCCGCCAGGATCATGAGGTCCGCCCAGCTCAGGCTCTGCCCATATTTC includes:
- a CDS encoding pirin family protein — protein: MIELRPFDALGGDNHGWLDAKHHFSFAGYHDPARMHWGNLRVWNDDTIAPHTGFPPHPHRDMEIITYVREGAITHEDSLGNKGRTEAGDVQVMSAGTGIRHSEYNHEDVTTRIFQIWIVPTRQGEAPSWGARPFPKGERSGQFITLASGYENDNDALPIRTDARVVAATLKAGESADYPIGSDRKAYLVPATGAIRIDDVQVNARDGVAISDVAVIRVTAIEDSEIVLVDAA
- the katG gene encoding catalase/peroxidase HPI, whose amino-acid sequence is MDAKTSDPLGCPMKDPAAARTLLGRTNRDWWPNQLSLEILQQNGLSGNPLDPDFDYAAAFQSIDYAALKADLTALMTDSQPWWPADYGHYGPFFIRMAWHSAGTYRTGDGRGGASSGSQRFAPLNSWPDNGNLDKARRLLWPIKQKYGQSLSWADLMILAGNVAIELMGGPVFGFGGGREDVFEPEKDIYWGTEENWVGDEANETRIQPDKDMALESPLAAIQMGLIYVNPEGPGGNPDALQSARDIRETFARMGMNDEETVALTAGGHTFGKAHGAGDASLVGAEPEGADIAQQGLGWQSGHESGMGDHTITSGIEGAWTPTPITWDMTYFDMLLDHEYELVRSPAGAKQWQPVGNPEETLAPKAHTPGVKVPTMMTTADMAMKVDPAYRAVMERFRADPAYFADAFARAWFKLCHRDMGPKVRYLGPEVPAEDLIWQDPLPAATGPSLSDADVAAFKGKIAASGLSVADLVKTAWASAVTYRGSDHRGGANGARLRLAPQKDWDVNEPAQLARVLSIYEGIAGESGASIADLIVLGGNVGIEQAARAAGHDVTVPFTPGRTDASQAQTDADSFDVLEPKADGFRNYLQTRYNVPTEELLVDRAQLLGLSAPEMTVLVGGLRVLGANHGGSKHGVLTDRVGQLTNDYFVNLLDMGTAWKQVDDQSDETFVGTDRASNQQKWTATRTDLAFGSNSQLRALSEVYASADAGDKFVRDFVAAWAKVMHADRFDLKAA